The genomic window aatccTCGTTAACATTCGAAGAATTTGCTAATAACGATGACTCTGTGGATGCTGATGATGGTGGTGATGGTAGATGGATAGGGGcaaataaattacaagatttcTTGATATCAGAAAATGTTCAAGTATTAAGTTGTGGACATGAGCATAGTAATGATTGTTGTCTTCAGTCCAAGAATAAAATGTGGTTATGTTATGATGGAAGTAGTGGTATGGATGTAGCCAGATTAGAGAACATTCATGCAAGTGTTAGATTATTTGAAGTTGATACTAATGCTGGTGAAATAACTTCATGGAAACGTAATTCCAATTCCATTGATAACGTCTACGATTATCAATAcatatataagaaaaattgagCATCCCTCTGTTTGAGACGTTCTCATacataaataaataaattcattcaagCATATTAAGTAATAAATACCGAAAAAAGGAAAgggaaaaaatatttttaaatagtTAATAACATACGGTTTATAGTATTCTTCATATTATCAAGTTAAAGTGAGACCAAAGAAAACGAATGAAGATGTTCTATTTATTGAGATTAAATATATGTAAGGTTACACtcaaattttattatatataggttcttattattttgctTGTCATGATGATATGTTTATTATAATCTACCAATGACAGCATCAGTGAATGAAGAAGTGGTAGCTTTACCAGCCAAATCTCCTGTTCTTCCCTCAGGGCCTGAAGCAATTGTGGATAAGACCGCCTTTTCAATCTTATCAGCATGATTATTCAAACCCATATGGTTCAACATCATCACAGAAGATAGCAATAATGCAGTTGGGTTTGCCTTGTTTTGACCTGCGATATCAGGAGCAGAACCATGAACTGCTTCGAAAATGGAAACTTCATGACCAATATTAGCAGAAGGAGTCAATCCTAATGAACCTGCACTTAAACCAGAATTCAAATCCGACAAGATATCACCATACAAGTTTGGACAAACTGATACTGCGTTAGAATATGAAGATGGATTCGACACTACGTTAAGGACAGTATTATCGATTAATTCCGTTTCTAATTGAATATCAGGGTATTCTTGAGACAATTCCTTTGCGACATCTACGAATAATCCATCTGCCAATCTTTGAATGGTGGATTTATGGACGACGATGACGCGAGGTCTTCCAATGGCTCTAGCATATTCGTATGCATATCTAATGACACGTTCTGAGGCATCTCTTGTGATCAATTTAATGGATTGTACCACACCTGGTGTGACTACATGTTCGATACCTGAATATTCACCTTCAGTGTTTTCTCTAATGATGACTAAATCAACGTTATCATAAATTGTTTTGAAACCTTCGATGGATTTAGCAGGACGAACGTTTGCGAAAAGTCCGAATGTTTTCCTTAAGgttaaattcaatgaacGATGACCCTTACCGATAGGTGTAGCTAAGGGACCTTTCAAAGCTactaaatttttatttatggATTGTACTGCAGGTTCTGGGATGGTGGTCAACCCGTTGATAAATAAGGGAGAGACATCACATGGTTCCCAATCGATAGGAACCTTTGCAGCGTCAAAAATTTGCTTTACTGATTGTGAAATTTCGGGACCAATACCATCACCTTCTATGAATGAGACTGTGAATTTCCCCGTTGATGGGTTTGGTTTCCCTGTGAATTTACCGATGGATGGTTGGTTTTTCACTGATAAAAATCTTCTTGTTGTATTCCTTAGAATGATATTTCTGAACATTATTACTTGAtggtattatatattatgtgaaataaaaataaaattaattaataaaattgaaaactaGGGGAGCAGATCAAACTGTAAATGCAAATGTGGATAGACCTTTCAGGAGACCAGATATTAAAAAGGGAGTTCAGAAAGTATATGTAGGTATATCCTTAGATAATTATTCTCAGTAAAGCaattatatactttttCCTCGAGCTGTAGAGAATACAAAACAACTTAGATGAGCTAACTAGCTGTTGTTCAAAGTAAGGTATTCAGTTCATTATATGTGattgatataattatttCCTGTCATGTTTCGAGAGAATATGGCAGTCCCCTGGTTACCCGTCAGCCATTTTCCTCGATTATCATTTGCCGATGCGGTAGGGTGTG from Naumovozyma dairenensis CBS 421 chromosome 3, complete genome includes these protein-coding regions:
- the IDH2 gene encoding isocitrate dehydrogenase (NAD(+)) IDH2 (similar to Saccharomyces cerevisiae IDH2 (YOR136W); ancestral locus Anc_5.473), whose amino-acid sequence is MFRNIILRNTTRRFLSVKNQPSIGKFTGKPNPSTGKFTVSFIEGDGIGPEISQSVKQIFDAAKVPIDWEPCDVSPLFINGLTTIPEPAVQSINKNLVALKGPLATPIGKGHRSLNLTLRKTFGLFANVRPAKSIEGFKTIYDNVDLVIIRENTEGEYSGIEHVVTPGVVQSIKLITRDASERVIRYAYEYARAIGRPRVIVVHKSTIQRLADGLFVDVAKELSQEYPDIQLETELIDNTVLNVVSNPSSYSNAVSVCPNLYGDILSDLNSGLSAGSLGLTPSANIGHEVSIFEAVHGSAPDIAGQNKANPTALLLSSVMMLNHMGLNNHADKIEKAVLSTIASGPEGRTGDLAGKATTSSFTDAVIGRL